One genomic region from Yersinia canariae encodes:
- a CDS encoding DEAD/DEAH family ATP-dependent RNA helicase, which produces MTTELETSFADLGLSAPILSALTALGYEKPSPIQLECIPHLLNGRDVLGMAQTGSGKTAAFGLPLLHNIDPELKAPQVLVLAPTRELAIQVAEALTSFSKDIKGVNVVALYGGQRYDVQLRALRQGPQVVVGTPGRLLDHLKRGTLNLSGLKGLVLDEADEMLRMGFIEDVENILAQIPAEHQTALFSATMPEAIRRITRRFMKEPQEVRIQSSVTTRPDISQVYWKVGGGYRKNEALVRFLEAEDFDAAIIFVRTKNATLEVAEALERSGYSSAALNGDMNQALREQTLERLKDGRLDILIATDVAARGLDVERISLVVNYDIPMDSESYVHRIGRTGRAGRAGRALLFVENRERRLLQNIERTMKLTIPEVQLPNAELLSERRLAKFAAKVSQQLESSDLDMYRALLAKLQPEEEFDIETLAAALLKMAQGERPLILPPEAPRRPQREFNSRDDRGSDRGDSRRDSRREPRSDSRDGGERPARRERRDVGEMELYRIEVGRDDGVEVRHIVGAIANEGDISSRYIGNIKLFASHSTIELPKGMPGEMLSHFTRTRILNKPLNMQLLGDAQPHERRERPAGGNGGERRGGGRSFGGERRDATAGAPPRRSFGSDRAPAGGGEQRRGNRDGQRSAAPRRDDAAAPAAPARRRFGDA; this is translated from the coding sequence ATGACTACTGAGCTTGAAACCTCTTTTGCTGATTTGGGGCTGTCTGCTCCTATTCTTTCCGCCCTTACTGCTTTGGGTTACGAAAAACCATCTCCAATTCAATTGGAATGTATTCCACACCTGTTGAACGGTCGCGATGTTCTTGGCATGGCGCAAACCGGTAGCGGTAAAACTGCTGCTTTCGGACTTCCGCTGCTGCACAACATTGACCCAGAACTGAAAGCACCACAGGTGCTGGTACTGGCTCCAACCCGTGAGTTGGCGATTCAGGTTGCTGAAGCATTAACTAGCTTCTCTAAAGATATTAAAGGCGTTAACGTTGTGGCTTTGTACGGTGGCCAACGTTATGACGTCCAATTACGCGCTTTGCGTCAGGGGCCACAAGTTGTTGTTGGTACCCCAGGTCGTCTGTTAGACCACCTGAAACGCGGTACCCTTAACCTGTCCGGCCTGAAAGGTTTAGTGTTGGACGAAGCAGATGAAATGCTGCGTATGGGCTTTATCGAAGACGTCGAAAATATTCTGGCACAGATCCCGGCTGAACATCAGACCGCGCTGTTCTCTGCTACCATGCCAGAAGCCATTCGCCGTATTACTCGTCGCTTTATGAAAGAGCCACAGGAAGTTCGTATCCAGTCTAGCGTGACGACTCGCCCTGACATTAGCCAAGTGTATTGGAAAGTTGGCGGCGGTTACCGTAAAAATGAAGCACTGGTACGTTTCCTGGAAGCTGAAGATTTCGATGCCGCGATCATCTTCGTTCGTACTAAAAATGCCACTTTGGAAGTTGCAGAAGCCTTGGAGCGTAGCGGTTATAGCAGCGCTGCACTGAATGGCGATATGAACCAGGCACTGCGTGAGCAGACTCTGGAACGTCTGAAAGATGGCCGTTTAGATATTCTGATCGCAACTGACGTTGCTGCTCGTGGTCTGGACGTTGAGCGCATCAGCTTGGTTGTTAACTATGATATCCCTATGGATTCAGAGTCTTACGTTCACCGTATCGGTCGTACTGGCCGTGCAGGTCGTGCAGGTCGCGCGTTACTGTTCGTTGAGAACCGTGAACGTCGCCTGTTGCAGAACATCGAACGTACCATGAAGCTGACTATTCCAGAAGTTCAGTTGCCAAACGCAGAATTGCTGAGCGAACGTCGTTTAGCTAAATTTGCGGCGAAAGTCAGTCAACAACTGGAAAGCAGTGATTTGGATATGTACCGTGCATTGTTGGCTAAGCTGCAACCAGAAGAAGAGTTTGATATTGAGACTCTGGCTGCTGCGCTGCTGAAAATGGCACAGGGCGAACGTCCTCTGATCTTGCCACCGGAAGCGCCGCGTCGTCCACAGCGTGAATTCAATTCTCGTGACGACCGTGGTAGTGATCGTGGTGATAGCCGTCGTGACAGCCGTCGTGAGCCTCGCTCTGACAGCCGTGATGGTGGCGAGCGTCCAGCACGTCGCGAACGTCGTGATGTGGGTGAGATGGAACTGTATCGCATTGAAGTGGGCCGTGATGATGGTGTTGAAGTTCGTCATATCGTTGGCGCTATCGCTAATGAAGGCGATATCAGCAGCCGTTATATTGGTAACATCAAGTTGTTTGCTTCCCATTCAACTATCGAATTACCAAAAGGCATGCCGGGCGAAATGTTATCTCACTTTACCCGCACTCGTATCCTGAACAAGCCGTTGAACATGCAGCTGTTGGGTGATGCACAGCCGCATGAACGCCGTGAGCGTCCAGCGGGTGGTAACGGTGGTGAGCGTCGTGGCGGTGGCCGTTCATTCGGTGGCGAACGTCGTGATGCAACTGCTGGTGCTCCTCCTCGCCGTTCATTCGGTAGTGACCGTGCTCCAGCCGGTGGTGGTGAACAACGTCGTGGTAATCGTGATGGTCAGCGCTCAGCTGCACCACGTCGCGATGATGCTGCAGCGCCTGCCGCACCAGCTCGCCGTCGTTTCGGTGATGCATAA
- a CDS encoding luciferase-like monooxygenase produces the protein MDDSMNDNNVSIAGRSPVPLSVLDLSPIAQGKTPRDAFHASLDLAQHAEKWGYQRYWLAEHHNMTGIASAATSVLIGYIAGGTSTIRVGSGGVMLPNHSPLVIAEQFGTLASLYPDRIDLGLGRAPGSDQRTMIALRRHLSGEVDNFPSDVRELQNYFADVQPGQGVQAVPGQGLHVPLWLLGSSLYSAQLAAAMGLPFAFASHFAPDMLFQALKLYRENFKPSAQWPKPYAIVCVNVVAADSERDAHFLFTSMQQQFVNLRRGTPGQLPPPVEDMEKICSPAEQFGVDQALRLSIIGDKNKVRHGLQSLLRETQADELMVNGQIFDHQARLYSFEIVASLQQDLQPVDRL, from the coding sequence ATGGACGATTCTATGAATGATAATAATGTTTCTATCGCGGGCAGGTCACCAGTACCACTCTCGGTTCTCGATTTATCACCAATAGCACAAGGCAAAACCCCGCGCGATGCTTTTCATGCCTCGCTGGATTTGGCGCAACATGCTGAAAAGTGGGGTTATCAGCGCTACTGGCTGGCTGAGCATCATAATATGACCGGTATTGCCAGTGCCGCAACTTCCGTGTTGATTGGCTACATCGCTGGCGGAACCAGCACGATCCGCGTGGGGTCGGGGGGCGTTATGCTGCCCAACCATTCGCCATTGGTGATAGCTGAGCAGTTTGGCACCCTCGCTTCGCTGTATCCTGACCGCATCGATCTCGGCTTGGGCCGTGCTCCAGGTAGTGATCAGCGCACAATGATAGCACTGCGTCGCCATCTATCCGGTGAAGTCGATAACTTCCCGTCTGATGTGCGCGAATTACAAAACTATTTTGCTGACGTGCAACCAGGACAAGGGGTACAAGCCGTTCCCGGTCAAGGTTTGCATGTCCCTCTGTGGCTGCTGGGTTCCAGCCTGTATAGCGCGCAACTTGCTGCTGCCATGGGGTTACCTTTTGCTTTCGCCTCACATTTTGCGCCGGATATGCTATTTCAAGCGCTTAAATTGTATCGGGAAAACTTCAAACCCTCAGCTCAGTGGCCGAAACCTTATGCAATTGTGTGTGTGAATGTCGTCGCCGCAGATAGCGAGCGTGATGCCCATTTTCTGTTTACCTCGATGCAACAGCAGTTTGTCAATCTGCGCCGTGGTACACCGGGTCAGCTCCCTCCCCCCGTGGAAGATATGGAGAAAATTTGCTCGCCAGCCGAACAGTTTGGTGTCGACCAAGCACTACGCCTGTCTATCATTGGTGACAAGAACAAAGTTCGCCATGGACTTCAGTCATTATTGCGGGAAACACAAGCTGACGAATTGATGGTAAATGGCCAGATATTTGATCACCAAGCGCGATTGTACTCATTTGAAATCGTCGCCAGTTTGCAACAAGACTTGCAGCCAGTCGATCGTCTGTAA
- a CDS encoding amino acid permease: METARTNESVILIDSPAAKNANMTEREWREAIKFDSTDFGWVIMSIGMAIGAGIVFLPVQVGLMGLWVFLLSSVIGYPAMYLFQRLFINTLAESPECKDYPSVISGYLGKNWGVILGALYFIMLVIWMFVYSTAITNDSASYLQTFGVTEGLLSDNPFYGLVLICVLVAISSRGEKLLFKLSSFMVITKLLVVAALGVSMVGMWHLYNVGMLPPAGLLIKNAIITLPFTLTSILFIQTLSPMVISYRAKEKSLEVARHKALRAMNIAFGILFCTVFFYAVSFTLAMGHDEAVKAYEQNISALAIAAKFFPGGWATVVSVILNIFAVMTAFFGVYLGFREATQGIVLNILRRMMPPENINERWVQNGIMVFAVLLAWGAIILNAPVLSFTSICSPIFGMVGCLIPAYLVYKVPALHKYKGFSLMIIIITGVLLCISPFLAFS; encoded by the coding sequence ATGGAAACGGCAAGAACTAATGAGAGTGTCATTTTGATTGACTCTCCCGCGGCAAAAAATGCCAATATGACAGAAAGAGAATGGCGGGAAGCAATTAAGTTTGATAGTACAGATTTTGGCTGGGTAATAATGAGTATTGGTATGGCTATCGGCGCAGGAATTGTATTTTTGCCGGTACAGGTTGGGTTAATGGGATTATGGGTGTTTTTGCTTTCTTCTGTTATTGGCTATCCTGCCATGTATCTTTTCCAGAGATTATTTATTAATACGCTGGCAGAGTCACCAGAATGTAAAGATTACCCCAGTGTTATCAGTGGATATTTAGGGAAAAACTGGGGTGTTATTTTAGGTGCGCTCTATTTTATTATGTTGGTCATCTGGATGTTTGTTTATTCCACTGCCATCACGAATGACAGCGCTTCCTATTTACAAACATTCGGTGTGACGGAAGGGCTATTATCAGATAATCCTTTCTATGGTCTGGTGCTGATTTGCGTATTGGTGGCTATCTCCTCCCGGGGTGAAAAGCTGCTGTTTAAACTGTCGAGTTTTATGGTGATTACCAAGCTGTTAGTGGTCGCTGCACTGGGTGTTTCGATGGTGGGAATGTGGCATTTATATAATGTAGGTATGCTGCCACCCGCGGGCTTGCTGATAAAAAATGCAATAATTACATTACCATTTACACTGACCTCTATCTTGTTTATTCAAACACTCAGCCCAATGGTTATCTCCTATCGGGCAAAAGAAAAATCACTGGAAGTTGCTCGGCATAAAGCGTTGCGGGCAATGAATATTGCTTTTGGTATTTTATTCTGTACGGTCTTTTTCTATGCGGTTTCCTTTACGCTGGCAATGGGCCATGATGAAGCTGTTAAAGCTTATGAACAGAATATTTCAGCTCTGGCGATTGCCGCTAAATTCTTCCCCGGTGGATGGGCAACAGTCGTCAGCGTTATTTTAAATATATTTGCAGTGATGACGGCATTCTTTGGTGTTTATTTAGGTTTCCGTGAAGCAACACAAGGTATTGTACTTAATATACTACGCCGCATGATGCCACCAGAAAATATTAATGAGCGCTGGGTGCAAAACGGCATTATGGTCTTTGCCGTATTACTAGCATGGGGCGCGATTATATTAAATGCGCCGGTGTTGAGTTTTACCTCGATTTGCAGCCCAATATTCGGGATGGTGGGGTGTTTGATTCCTGCATATTTAGTCTACAAAGTGCCAGCGCTGCATAAATATAAAGGTTTTTCTCTGATGATTATTATTATCACCGGTGTTTTACTGTGTATTTCTCCATTCCTGGCATTCTCTTGA
- a CDS encoding serine dehydratase subunit alpha family protein yields the protein MSNTTDSALWTAFIRVVQRDVQPAVGCTEPIALALASAIAASYLPAKAERIVARVSPNLMKNGMGVTVPGTGMVGLPIAAAVGALGGDPAGGLEVLKNLSQQQVADAKKMLEQGDVRVEMHSSDEILFAEATVYQGEQWACVTIAGGHTQVVKIVINGNILFELAQGTSSAQVASHAHDCLKQATARQVYQFATQVPFEQIAFILQAAKLNGALSQEGLSGKYGLHIGASLMRQRGRGLLVKDLLSDIMIRSAAASDARMGGALLPAMSNSGSGNQGIAATMPVLVVAEYVGASEEELARALILSHLMAIYIHSQLPTLSALCAATTAAMGAAAGMAWLFEPGFEPVALAIGSMIGDISGIICDGAANSCAMKVSTSVSAAYKAVLMALDSSGVSGNEGIVADDVDQSIANLCALACGAMRQTDSQIIAIMAQKCQCD from the coding sequence ATGAGTAACACAACTGATTCTGCTTTATGGACGGCGTTTATCCGTGTAGTTCAACGAGATGTGCAACCTGCCGTGGGATGTACTGAACCGATAGCATTGGCACTGGCGTCAGCAATTGCTGCCTCGTATTTACCCGCCAAAGCTGAACGTATTGTGGCGCGGGTTTCGCCAAATCTGATGAAAAATGGCATGGGGGTAACAGTACCCGGCACCGGTATGGTTGGGCTGCCTATCGCCGCCGCAGTGGGGGCGTTAGGGGGAGATCCGGCTGGTGGGTTGGAGGTGTTGAAAAACTTGAGTCAGCAGCAGGTGGCAGATGCGAAAAAAATGCTGGAACAAGGGGATGTGCGAGTTGAAATGCATTCCAGTGATGAAATTCTGTTTGCCGAAGCTACGGTATATCAGGGGGAGCAATGGGCTTGTGTCACTATTGCTGGCGGGCATACTCAAGTTGTGAAGATTGTCATCAATGGCAATATTCTGTTTGAACTTGCGCAGGGGACTTCGTCGGCACAGGTGGCGAGCCATGCTCATGATTGTTTAAAACAGGCGACGGCTCGTCAGGTTTATCAATTCGCAACCCAAGTGCCATTTGAGCAGATTGCTTTCATTTTGCAGGCCGCTAAATTGAATGGGGCACTGTCGCAGGAGGGGTTGAGCGGCAAATACGGTTTGCATATTGGCGCGTCGTTGATGCGCCAGCGCGGGCGGGGGTTGCTGGTTAAAGATTTATTGTCGGATATTATGATTCGTTCAGCCGCGGCATCTGATGCGCGTATGGGCGGCGCGTTGTTGCCGGCCATGAGTAATTCCGGCTCCGGTAATCAGGGAATTGCTGCCACCATGCCGGTGTTGGTCGTCGCTGAGTATGTCGGGGCGAGTGAAGAAGAACTGGCGCGAGCGCTCATTCTTTCTCATCTGATGGCGATTTATATTCACAGTCAGCTGCCAACATTGTCTGCATTATGCGCTGCAACGACGGCTGCAATGGGGGCCGCGGCGGGAATGGCCTGGTTGTTTGAGCCAGGTTTTGAGCCGGTGGCATTGGCTATCGGCAGCATGATCGGTGATATCAGTGGAATTATCTGTGATGGTGCTGCTAATAGCTGCGCAATGAAAGTTTCCACCAGTGTCAGTGCGGCGTATAAGGCGGTGTTAATGGCGTTGGACAGTAGTGGGGTTAGTGGCAATGAAGGGATAGTCGCTGATGATGTTGATCAGTCGATTGCTAATTTGTGCGCACTGGCCTGCGGCGCAATGCGGCAAACCGACAGTCAAATCATCGCGATAATGGCCCAAAAGTGCCAGTGTGATTAA
- a CDS encoding U32 family peptidase, whose protein sequence is MKYALGAVLYYWPKTDIEAFYQAAANSRADIIYLGENVCTKRREMKVGDWLDLAKAVAASGKQVVISTLALLQAPSELNELKRYVENGEFLLEANDLGAVNMAAERGLPFVAGHALNCYNAYTLRILHRQGMMRWCMPVELSRDWLVNVLQQCEELGFRNQFEVEVLSYGHLPLAYSARCFTARSEDRAKDECETCCIKYPQGRTVLSQEGQQVFVLNGIQTQSGYCYNLGNDLMSMKGLVDIVRLSPQSTETLSVIEQFRANESGLNPLILTDKADCNGYWRRLAGLELVS, encoded by the coding sequence ATGAAGTACGCCTTAGGCGCAGTACTCTATTACTGGCCAAAAACTGATATTGAAGCTTTTTATCAAGCCGCGGCTAACAGTCGCGCCGATATCATTTATCTTGGTGAAAATGTTTGTACCAAACGCCGTGAAATGAAAGTTGGCGACTGGCTAGATTTAGCCAAAGCCGTTGCCGCCAGCGGCAAGCAGGTGGTGATTTCCACACTGGCACTGCTGCAAGCGCCATCAGAACTCAATGAATTGAAGCGCTATGTGGAAAACGGCGAGTTTTTGCTGGAGGCGAATGATTTGGGCGCGGTGAATATGGCGGCTGAACGTGGTTTACCCTTTGTTGCTGGCCATGCTCTCAATTGCTACAACGCCTATACCCTGCGAATTTTACATCGCCAAGGCATGATGCGCTGGTGCATGCCAGTTGAGCTATCTCGCGATTGGCTGGTTAATGTGCTGCAACAGTGCGAAGAGCTGGGGTTCCGCAATCAGTTTGAAGTCGAGGTATTGAGCTACGGCCATTTACCGCTAGCTTATTCCGCTCGCTGTTTCACCGCGCGTTCAGAAGACCGGGCCAAAGACGAATGCGAAACATGCTGCATTAAGTACCCGCAGGGGCGAACGGTGCTATCACAAGAAGGCCAACAGGTGTTCGTCCTCAATGGTATTCAAACCCAGAGCGGCTACTGCTACAACCTGGGAAATGATCTGATGTCCATGAAAGGTTTAGTCGATATTGTTCGTCTTTCACCACAAAGCACAGAAACGCTAAGTGTCATAGAGCAATTTCGCGCCAATGAGTCGGGGTTGAATCCGCTGATTCTGACCGACAAAGCAGATTGTAACGGTTATTGGCGGCGATTGGCTGGGCTGGAATTGGTGTCGTAA
- the ubiU gene encoding ubiquinone anaerobic biosynthesis protein UbiU, with protein MELLCPAGNLPALKAAIDNGADAVYIGLKDDTNARHFAGLNFTDKKLQEAVNYVHNRKRKLHIAINTFAHPDGYSRWQRAVDMAAQLGADALILADLAMLEYAAERYPEVERHVSVQASATNDEAIRFYQRHFDVARVVLPRVLSMHQVKQLSRTSPVPLEVFAFGSLCIMAEGRCYLSSYLTGESPNTVGACSPARFVRWQQTPQGMESRLNEVLIDRYEDNENAGYPTLCKGRYLVDGQRYHALEEPTSLNTLELLPELFAANIASVKIEGRQRSPAYVSQVAKVWRQAIDRYLANPAQFSAKEEWMEQLGAMSEGTQTTLGAYHRKWQ; from the coding sequence ATGGAGCTGCTTTGTCCTGCCGGCAATTTACCCGCATTAAAGGCCGCAATCGATAATGGCGCAGACGCAGTTTATATCGGCTTGAAAGATGATACGAACGCCCGCCATTTTGCCGGACTCAATTTCACCGATAAGAAATTACAAGAAGCGGTCAATTACGTTCACAATCGTAAGCGCAAATTACATATCGCTATTAATACCTTCGCCCATCCTGACGGCTATTCGCGCTGGCAACGGGCGGTGGATATGGCGGCACAACTGGGAGCTGACGCCCTGATTCTGGCGGATTTAGCGATGTTAGAATATGCCGCTGAACGTTACCCAGAAGTTGAACGCCATGTGTCGGTGCAAGCCTCTGCAACCAATGACGAAGCCATCCGTTTCTATCAACGCCACTTTGATGTCGCGCGCGTTGTTTTACCGCGCGTGCTATCCATGCACCAAGTGAAACAGTTGTCGCGCACCAGCCCGGTTCCGCTGGAAGTGTTTGCCTTTGGCAGTTTGTGCATTATGGCTGAAGGCCGATGCTATCTTTCATCTTATTTGACCGGCGAATCCCCAAACACGGTGGGAGCTTGTTCTCCGGCGCGTTTTGTTCGCTGGCAGCAAACTCCTCAAGGAATGGAATCTCGCCTCAATGAGGTGTTAATCGACCGCTATGAGGATAACGAAAATGCCGGTTATCCAACATTGTGCAAAGGGCGATATCTGGTGGATGGCCAGCGCTATCATGCACTGGAAGAGCCGACCAGCCTAAATACCCTTGAGCTGCTGCCCGAATTGTTTGCCGCCAATATTGCTTCAGTAAAAATTGAAGGACGTCAGCGCAGCCCTGCTTATGTCAGTCAAGTTGCCAAAGTCTGGCGACAGGCGATTGACCGCTATCTGGCAAATCCTGCGCAGTTTTCCGCCAAAGAAGAATGGATGGAACAACTGGGCGCAATGTCCGAGGGCACCCAAACTACCCTGGGCGCTTATCATCGTAAGTGGCAGTAG
- the ubiT gene encoding ubiquinone anaerobic biosynthesis accessory factor UbiT, producing the protein MLEELRARLVRQGPALLRGPLKLTPFALQRQVLEQVLGWQFRQALLDGDLEFLESRWLKIEVRDLALQWFMTVENGRLVVSQQAEADVSFSGDANDLILIAARKEDPDTLFFQRRLRIEGDTELGLYVKNLMDAIELESMPMLLRVGLQQLAEFIEAGQQEGTASSSRTLASC; encoded by the coding sequence GTGTTGGAAGAACTACGAGCACGTCTTGTGCGTCAAGGGCCGGCGCTGCTGCGGGGCCCGTTAAAACTGACACCATTTGCTTTGCAACGCCAGGTTTTGGAGCAGGTGTTGGGTTGGCAATTCCGCCAGGCGCTGCTGGACGGTGATTTAGAGTTTTTGGAGTCCCGCTGGTTAAAAATTGAAGTGCGCGATCTTGCATTGCAATGGTTTATGACAGTAGAAAACGGTAGGCTGGTGGTGAGCCAACAGGCTGAGGCAGATGTTAGCTTCAGTGGTGATGCCAACGATCTGATTTTGATCGCTGCCCGTAAAGAAGATCCGGATACGCTGTTTTTCCAGCGCCGGTTGCGAATTGAAGGGGATACCGAATTGGGCCTGTATGTGAAAAATCTGATGGATGCCATTGAATTGGAATCTATGCCGATGCTCCTGCGAGTTGGCCTGCAACAACTGGCTGAATTTATTGAAGCAGGTCAGCAAGAGGGTACGGCGAGTTCTTCCCGTACACTAGCATCGTGTTGA
- a CDS encoding GNAT family N-acetyltransferase: MLIRVEIPVDAPGIDALLRQVFKRDDEAELVQQLREDGLLTLGIVATDDEGGVVGYVAFSPVDVGGEDRQWVALAPLAVEESLRRQGLAEKLVYEGLDSLNEFGYAAVVVLGEPAYYQRFGFVPAARHQLSCRWPGTENAFQVYALAEDALTDADGEVVFSAPFNRF, encoded by the coding sequence GTGTTGATCAGGGTTGAAATTCCAGTCGATGCCCCGGGGATTGATGCCTTGTTACGCCAGGTATTCAAGCGAGATGATGAAGCCGAATTAGTGCAGCAACTGCGCGAAGACGGTTTACTCACGCTGGGTATTGTGGCGACAGATGACGAAGGCGGTGTTGTTGGCTATGTTGCATTCAGCCCGGTAGATGTGGGCGGTGAAGACCGTCAATGGGTCGCGCTGGCTCCGCTGGCAGTGGAAGAGAGTCTACGTCGGCAAGGTCTGGCTGAAAAATTGGTCTATGAAGGCCTCGATTCTCTCAATGAGTTCGGTTATGCCGCTGTCGTGGTGTTAGGCGAACCTGCTTATTATCAGCGCTTTGGCTTTGTTCCGGCAGCTCGTCATCAATTAAGTTGCCGTTGGCCTGGCACTGAAAACGCTTTTCAGGTTTATGCGTTAGCGGAAGATGCATTAACTGATGCGGATGGCGAAGTGGTATTTTCAGCACCTTTTAATCGGTTTTAA
- a CDS encoding GIY-YIG nuclease family protein, with product MSDSLWYLYLLRTATGMLYTGITTDVARRLSQHQAGKGAKALRGKGELALVFHCKAGDRSTALRLEYRVKQLSKQQKEKLVISQPSTLNALLIDKKIIDKKSAVKTD from the coding sequence ATGTCGGACAGCCTTTGGTATCTCTATCTGCTGCGCACCGCCACCGGCATGCTGTATACCGGAATTACAACAGATGTGGCAAGAAGGCTTTCACAGCATCAAGCAGGAAAAGGCGCTAAAGCACTGCGGGGCAAGGGAGAGTTAGCTCTGGTATTTCACTGTAAAGCAGGGGATCGCTCGACGGCATTGAGGCTGGAATATCGAGTAAAACAACTCAGTAAGCAGCAAAAAGAGAAGCTGGTGATAAGCCAGCCTTCTACATTGAATGCCTTACTTATCGATAAGAAAATCATCGATAAAAAGTCAGCGGTTAAAACCGATTAA
- the potE gene encoding putrescine-ornithine antiporter, whose amino-acid sequence MSKSNNKMGVVQLTILTAVNMMGSGIIMLPTKLAEVGTISIVSWLVTAVGSMALAYAFAQCGMFSRKSGGMGGYAEYAFGKSGNFMANYTYGASLLIANIAIAISAVGYGTELLGASLTPLGICIATIGVLWLATVANFGGARITGQISSVTIWGVIIPVVGISIIGWFWFSGSAYIAAWNPHNVPVFEAVGSSISMTLWAFLGLESACANTDAVENPERNVPIAVLGGTLGAAVIYIISTNVIAGIVPNMDLANSTAPFGLAFAYMFTPAVGKIIMALMIMSCVGSLLGWQFTIAQVFKSSADEGFFPKIFSKVSKADAPIKGMLTIVIIQSGLSLMTISPSLNKQFNVLVNLAVVTNIIPYILSMAALVIIQKTANVAPAKARKANIIAFIGAMYSFYALYSSGQEAMTWGAIVTFLGWTLYGLVSPRFEFAAKNK is encoded by the coding sequence ATGAGTAAATCCAATAATAAGATGGGAGTAGTACAGCTGACTATTCTGACTGCCGTCAATATGATGGGGTCAGGCATAATTATGCTGCCAACCAAACTCGCCGAAGTAGGGACGATTTCTATCGTTTCATGGTTAGTCACCGCAGTCGGCTCTATGGCGCTAGCTTATGCTTTTGCCCAATGCGGGATGTTCAGCCGTAAATCAGGCGGTATGGGTGGTTATGCAGAATACGCTTTCGGCAAATCCGGCAACTTTATGGCCAACTATACCTATGGGGCATCCCTGTTGATTGCCAATATCGCCATTGCAATATCGGCGGTGGGCTACGGGACGGAATTACTGGGTGCCAGCTTAACCCCACTCGGCATCTGTATCGCCACTATCGGCGTGCTGTGGTTGGCTACCGTGGCTAACTTCGGCGGCGCACGTATTACCGGCCAGATCAGTAGCGTTACTATCTGGGGGGTTATTATCCCCGTGGTGGGTATTTCGATTATTGGTTGGTTCTGGTTTAGTGGCTCAGCTTACATCGCTGCATGGAATCCACATAACGTGCCCGTCTTTGAAGCTGTCGGCTCTTCCATCTCAATGACATTATGGGCCTTCCTTGGTTTGGAATCTGCCTGCGCGAACACCGACGCCGTAGAAAACCCTGAACGTAATGTTCCGATCGCAGTATTGGGTGGGACTTTAGGTGCAGCGGTTATCTATATTATTTCGACTAACGTCATCGCCGGTATTGTTCCTAATATGGATTTGGCCAACTCTACCGCACCGTTTGGTTTAGCATTCGCTTATATGTTCACCCCAGCAGTCGGTAAAATCATCATGGCATTGATGATTATGTCTTGCGTAGGTTCATTACTTGGCTGGCAGTTCACCATCGCTCAGGTGTTCAAATCCTCTGCCGATGAAGGTTTCTTCCCGAAAATCTTCTCTAAAGTAAGTAAAGCAGATGCGCCAATCAAAGGGATGCTGACCATTGTTATCATCCAGAGTGGATTGTCGCTGATGACCATTAGCCCGTCACTGAATAAACAATTCAACGTGCTGGTCAATTTGGCGGTTGTAACCAATATCATCCCTTATATTCTGTCGATGGCAGCCTTGGTGATTATTCAGAAAACCGCCAATGTTGCCCCAGCCAAAGCCCGTAAAGCCAATATCATTGCCTTTATCGGTGCAATGTACAGCTTCTATGCTCTTTACAGTTCCGGTCAGGAAGCGATGACTTGGGGTGCGATTGTGACCTTCCTCGGTTGGACACTTTACGGCTTGGTTTCACCGCGCTTTGAGTTTGCAGCAAAGAATAAATAA